The Candidatus Pelagibacter sp. IMCC9063 genome has a window encoding:
- a CDS encoding DUF502 domain-containing protein has product MLKNKTPKRTLISRIRTYFLTGVVVLIPIGITIYLTVLIMSVSPSLIPASINPNKYLPFNIPGLEFLVAFIIITFVGMVSLTFIGKTLLNFGQRILNKIPILRTIYNGLGQLTKNFTSSNNKSKKIVLLEYPRKGLWSVGFATGDNKGEISNKVGRGKRLINVFVPTTPNPTSGFLLMVPKKDLIFLDMNFEDASKFIMSAGSINPRSK; this is encoded by the coding sequence ATGTTAAAAAACAAAACTCCCAAAAGAACTTTAATATCTCGTATTAGAACCTATTTTTTGACTGGTGTGGTGGTTTTAATACCGATTGGTATTACCATTTATTTAACAGTATTAATAATGAGTGTTTCCCCATCGTTGATACCAGCTAGTATCAATCCAAATAAGTACCTTCCTTTTAACATACCGGGCTTAGAGTTTTTGGTCGCCTTTATAATAATTACTTTTGTGGGAATGGTTTCCTTAACTTTTATAGGAAAAACTTTGTTAAATTTTGGACAGAGAATATTAAATAAAATTCCAATTCTAAGGACAATTTATAACGGTTTGGGACAATTAACAAAAAATTTCACATCAAGTAATAATAAATCAAAAAAAATTGTACTCCTTGAATATCCAAGAAAAGGTCTCTGGTCAGTTGGTTTTGCTACCGGTGATAACAAAGGTGAAATATCAAATAAAGTGGGTAGGGGTAAACGATTGATTAATGTTTTTGTTCCAACGACTCCAAATCCTACCAGTGGTTTCTTGCTGATGGTTCCAAAGAAAGATTTGATATTTTTAGACATGAACTTTGAAGACGCCTCTAAGTTTATTATGTCAGCTGGATCTATAAATCCTAGGAGCAAATAA
- a CDS encoding methylated-DNA--[protein]-cysteine S-methyltransferase: MKNSKGTKFEIKVWNCLKKIPKGKLRTYSQVAIAINKPLAVRAVANAIGKNPFPPIIPCHRVVRSDGSLGGYSGKGGTTTKKILLKKEKIVLNQLLKYII; the protein is encoded by the coding sequence ATGAAAAATTCCAAAGGTACGAAATTTGAAATCAAAGTTTGGAATTGTCTAAAAAAAATACCAAAAGGAAAGTTGAGGACATATTCACAAGTTGCGATAGCTATAAATAAACCCCTTGCAGTTAGAGCGGTTGCAAATGCTATCGGTAAAAATCCTTTTCCTCCAATAATACCGTGCCATAGAGTTGTTAGGTCAGACGGTAGTCTTGGTGGCTATTCTGGTAAAGGAGGTACAACAACTAAAAAGATATTATTAAAAAAAGAAAAAATTGTTTTAAATCAATTGCTTAAATACATTATTTAA
- a CDS encoding M48 family metallopeptidase encodes MKRREFVKYIGCGCCSFSLASCSSAPITNRKQITFYPESVINSKAAQAYEKFKKKAKISKDTETLKLIKSIGSKMEVAISSYFKMKNIKDPTENFKWEYTLVDDDKMLNAWCMPGGKIAVYSGILKVTKNEDGLANVMGHEIAHAVAKHSVERMSASLAINLGTTVADIFLGGAISRTRNTIGKTTGVDVLQVGVFNPFTRSQETEADYLGLAFCSLTGYNLYEGAELWKRMREQNKGKEPPQFLSTHPSSTNRIAQIRSWIPSIRKKFPKLKTV; translated from the coding sequence ATGAAGAGAAGAGAGTTTGTAAAATATATTGGCTGTGGATGCTGTAGTTTCAGCTTGGCATCCTGTTCGTCTGCACCGATTACTAATAGAAAACAAATTACTTTTTATCCCGAATCAGTAATCAACAGCAAGGCAGCGCAAGCATATGAGAAGTTTAAGAAAAAAGCAAAGATCAGTAAAGATACCGAAACTCTAAAATTGATTAAATCGATAGGATCAAAAATGGAAGTTGCTATCTCTTCTTATTTTAAAATGAAGAATATTAAAGACCCCACAGAAAACTTTAAATGGGAATATACTCTAGTAGATGACGATAAAATGCTTAATGCCTGGTGCATGCCTGGTGGAAAAATTGCTGTTTATAGCGGTATTCTTAAAGTTACCAAAAATGAAGATGGCCTTGCTAACGTAATGGGTCATGAAATTGCACACGCTGTTGCCAAACATTCTGTTGAAAGAATGAGTGCTTCCTTAGCTATAAATCTTGGAACTACTGTTGCTGATATATTTTTAGGAGGTGCCATTTCAAGAACAAGAAACACTATTGGAAAAACTACTGGAGTAGATGTTTTACAAGTCGGGGTGTTTAATCCTTTTACGAGATCACAAGAAACTGAGGCTGATTATCTAGGTTTGGCATTCTGTTCTTTGACAGGTTACAATTTGTATGAAGGCGCTGAATTGTGGAAAAGAATGAGGGAACAAAATAAAGGAAAAGAGCCTCCTCAATTTTTAAGCACACACCCCTCTTCCACTAATAGAATTGCTCAAATAAGAAGCTGGATACCTTCAATTAGAAAAAAATTTCCAAAACTTAAGACAGTTTAA
- a CDS encoding substrate-binding domain-containing protein, producing MLKIITSGAFASVLEKILPLFAQKNNIIYELSYGSSFGEAKDSIPSRIKNNEHFDIYFLAEGAINRHHDEGILDIKTKHNIVSSEIGVAVKNGSKLQDISSLKSFKETLISAKSIGYAASASGIYLANTVFPKIFNDPNVILKKSKKILSERVGSVIFRGDIEIGFQQYSELLPIKGIKIIGMLPKEIRKSFIFGSAMFNNSPYEPIYRNLIKFIKHDHIQKFITKSGLKIL from the coding sequence GTGCTTAAAATTATTACTTCTGGAGCTTTTGCTTCGGTGTTAGAAAAAATTCTTCCTTTATTCGCACAAAAAAATAATATTATCTACGAGCTCTCCTATGGATCTTCCTTTGGTGAAGCCAAAGACTCCATACCCTCAAGAATTAAAAACAATGAGCATTTTGATATCTATTTTTTAGCTGAAGGCGCAATCAACAGGCACCATGACGAGGGTATTCTAGACATCAAAACGAAACACAATATTGTAAGTTCAGAAATTGGTGTCGCCGTAAAAAATGGTTCTAAATTACAAGATATATCGTCCTTAAAGTCCTTTAAAGAAACTCTTATATCAGCAAAATCAATTGGTTACGCTGCTTCGGCAAGTGGTATTTATCTTGCAAATACTGTTTTTCCAAAAATTTTTAACGATCCCAATGTTATATTAAAAAAATCAAAAAAAATATTGAGTGAAAGGGTGGGTTCAGTCATTTTTAGAGGTGATATAGAGATAGGCTTTCAGCAATACAGTGAGTTACTACCGATTAAAGGGATAAAAATAATAGGAATGCTACCAAAGGAAATTAGAAAGTCTTTTATCTTTGGATCTGCAATGTTTAACAATTCACCGTATGAACCTATTTACAGAAATTTAATAAAATTCATTAAGCATGATCATATTCAGAAATTCATTACAAAATCTGGTCTTAAGATATTGTAA